In the genome of Dermacentor variabilis isolate Ectoservices chromosome 5, ASM5094787v1, whole genome shotgun sequence, one region contains:
- the LOC142583020 gene encoding uncharacterized protein LOC142583020 has protein sequence MYPSEEAAPAAPVIQAGDFIPLQPLPEKGTTTGLSISSAFEGNVTVNMPPPKPGVFFFGLLILSAAWTLAGVGIFGVCFFFYKHYQAAIWALASAIFAGGVLHLQILHLAKRLDMWHDMHTLGGLKVLGVIVSAGSLVSSSAYWAFVITRHEAFSMASGALYPAAILSTVTLLWGLLLYGSARHCQKRVAEAHPSLLGYGGFSTPDA, from the exons ATGTATCCATCGGAGGAAGCGGCTCCTGCGGCACCTGTGATCCAAGCGGGTGACTTCATTCCCCTGCAGCCCCTTCCGGAGAAAGGGACAACTACTGGCCTGTCGATAAGCTCGGCGTTCGAAGGGAATGTGACCGTAAACATGCCTCCGCCCAAGCCAGGTGTTTTCTTCTTTGGCTTGCTGATTTTGTCCGCTGCGTGGACTCTTGCTGGTGTTGGGATTTTTggcgtgtgtttctttttctacaagCACTACCAAGCGGCGATATGGGCCTTGGCATCGG CAATCTTTGCAGGAGGTGTCCTTCACCTTCAGATTCTGCACCTCGCAAAGAGGCTTGACATGTGGCACGATATGCACACACTCGGAGGGCTGaaagttcttggtgtcattgtGTCTGCTGGCAGCCTGGTTTCATCCTCAGCATACTGGGCCTTTGTCATCACTAGGCATGAAG CATTTTCCATGGCTAGTGGTGCACTGTACCCTGCAGCTATTCTGAGCACCGTCACTCTACTCTGGGGCCTTCTCCTCTACGGCAGTGCCAGGCATTGCCAGAAGCGTGTTGCCGAAGCTCACCCAAGTCTTCTTGGCTACGGTGGTTTCAGCACCCCTGACGCCTAA